From Sporosarcina sp. Te-1, the proteins below share one genomic window:
- a CDS encoding cytochrome c biogenesis protein CcdA gives MDAWRYIRYNRNGVFSPVFRKLIGPLLIVTGLVLIGLLPFGLFQRVKIRIPMKLKNGKIGSFLLGASFALAFSPTMFVLFFVWLMPLVVTTSYGLLLPAVFGVATSLPLLILLLLLWFFDAKKRILRTSRKVGKWVQRMAGMLLILIGIADTLTYWSL, from the coding sequence TTGGATGCTTGGCGATACATTCGCTACAACCGTAACGGGGTATTTTCCCCGGTTTTCCGTAAGTTGATCGGTCCATTGCTGATCGTGACGGGGCTTGTACTAATCGGATTACTTCCATTTGGTTTGTTCCAGAGAGTGAAGATACGTATTCCAATGAAACTGAAGAACGGAAAAATAGGTTCATTTTTGTTAGGGGCCAGCTTTGCCCTTGCTTTTTCCCCGACGATGTTTGTCTTATTTTTCGTTTGGCTCATGCCCTTGGTGGTAACAACTTCTTATGGCTTGCTCCTGCCTGCTGTTTTCGGCGTAGCCACTTCTCTGCCGCTTCTCATCTTGTTATTGTTATTATGGTTTTTTGATGCGAAAAAACGTATCCTAAGGACGAGCAGGAAAGTGGGTAAGTGGGTGCAGCGTATGGCTGGGATGCTTTTGATACTAATTGGCATCGCCGATACACTTACGTATTGGAGTCTATAG
- the cdaS gene encoding sporulation-specific diadenylate cyclase CdaS: MDKPTCDFSPMKQILQEEMRQIIEAIQLNLEAINDETDCLLGNFEKIKEHFFSIEMQAATFYLNCYLSPFTDKYPELSVSIQNMSNLRHGGLIVIQREDSLDPFLKPGIEIGAELTHSLLESIFFPGNPLHDGAVLVNGNKIVSATNVLPLSGRFTGERKLGTRHRAALGLTEQSDALVLVVSEETGRVSFAFKGQLYPISTHTY, from the coding sequence TTGGACAAACCAACATGTGATTTTTCACCAATGAAACAAATACTGCAAGAGGAAATGCGTCAGATTATCGAGGCGATACAACTTAATTTGGAAGCGATCAATGATGAAACTGATTGCCTCCTCGGGAATTTCGAGAAAATTAAAGAACACTTTTTCTCGATTGAAATGCAAGCCGCCACCTTCTATTTGAACTGTTACTTGTCTCCGTTCACAGATAAATATCCGGAGTTGTCAGTGAGTATCCAGAACATGTCGAACCTCAGACATGGCGGTTTAATCGTGATTCAACGGGAAGATTCCCTCGATCCCTTCTTAAAGCCGGGCATCGAAATTGGTGCCGAATTAACCCATTCCTTGCTTGAATCCATCTTTTTCCCAGGAAATCCTCTTCATGACGGGGCTGTACTCGTGAATGGAAATAAAATTGTATCAGCGACGAATGTCCTTCCTTTGTCCGGCAGGTTCACGGGTGAAAGAAAGCTCGGCACACGGCATCGTGCAGCTTTGGGGCTAACTGAACAAAGTGATGCTCTTGTACTCGTAGTTTCTGAGGAAACGGGCAGGGTTTCATTCGCATTCAAAGGACAGCTTTACCCAATTAGTACCCATACGTATTGA
- a CDS encoding 2Fe-2S iron-sulfur cluster-binding protein, which produces MNVVTVFGGESFEVETGKKLVLALEDNGVNILHRCGGNAKCTTCRVEVMAGGYQEVTHKEKKAFTDKGIDNLLHDDCLRLSCQIIVNGDITVRPILTVESTGKSAGPRPAD; this is translated from the coding sequence ATGAATGTCGTAACAGTTTTTGGTGGAGAGAGTTTTGAGGTGGAAACAGGGAAGAAGTTAGTATTAGCACTAGAGGATAACGGAGTCAATATTTTGCATCGCTGCGGCGGGAACGCAAAATGTACAACGTGTCGAGTGGAAGTGATGGCAGGCGGGTACCAAGAAGTGACCCATAAGGAGAAAAAGGCATTTACGGACAAAGGGATTGATAACCTGTTACATGACGATTGCTTGCGCTTGTCTTGCCAAATTATTGTGAATGGCGATATTACAGTCCGTCCGATTTTAACTGTTGAAAGTACTGGAAAGTCTGCCGGTCCAAGACCTGCAGACTGA
- a CDS encoding X-prolyl-dipeptidyl aminopeptidase: protein MKKYIILLLTILIVVTTGFQTGVAQTGQSTSKTNINKLRVDQTQLSITEERTIKVQVDFGKKVDLNKLQWTFGGKKLNAWRQWDDKAREYSGSSFISITKNPSYSGKSSVIEAEITFGLPYGTTDLSPRPIRVLYPELIGEYKLEVKDLQSKKVASTTLKLNVYDEFTKYEEIKPTINDVFAKAKKDRYLEYKSLGKSSEGRDIHFVILAKDENAVDNYLNETLPTALTNPGALLKKLENGTMGDYQVPIWFNNVHPDEIEGVDGQIELLKKLALEDEVLFKTTDEHGNERDVTLKLNEVLDHVIILFNFTSNPDGRVANERLNAEEFDLIRDNAYQTQVETIAVSQEVAKWTPLSFIELHGYYEEFIIEPATAPHNPNYEYDLLVDGLLGQAHAMGRAGIANSKFESYLIPQLDYENGWDDVTPSYPANSAMLQGSLGHVIEVPTLSQDTLYAIIHLGLGAIDFVAKQKDELFKQQLALFKRGIDGEDNREVDKWLVNAKGEEIGRNRGDYTNFFPDYYIIPKNRALQKNALEATNMIKYLLRHGLKVEETTTAVTFNGVTYPEGTYVVPMNQAKRGFIHAILYPGENLSDWEVTNDKNVVNFPALHGFDIVEVHQAKLFKDKTSTLTEIQKPKTIIQSNVDTYIISNTNNDAIKVVNDLLKDGKKVELVFKDAGKIQSGDYLVRTQDLRGYVNDYSLDVIPAESLLETAELKQPKVAVLGSPESKFVIKELGFPIVNVKEADIIFDDAGNATKEILSDKAYVGVGEGALYFVKEAGLLPGYDYLEGYNWYEALFQTNVERSLYTAGYGAKEPFYVSTGVWITSVPEDANVLIKIADSDYFITGFWPGFEEAQGKVLAFTTYYNDQPFTLFANDLTFRAHTRHSYRLLANSFFISSLKADLSVAKPVQIYEVLSICKTRLNNGRYS from the coding sequence TTGAAGAAATATATTATTTTATTACTCACGATACTAATTGTCGTGACTACGGGATTCCAAACAGGTGTTGCCCAAACCGGGCAATCCACAAGTAAGACAAATATTAATAAATTGAGAGTAGACCAAACCCAGCTTTCCATCACAGAAGAACGTACCATCAAGGTACAAGTTGATTTTGGCAAAAAGGTAGACCTCAATAAACTACAATGGACATTTGGAGGAAAAAAATTGAATGCATGGAGGCAGTGGGATGATAAAGCTAGAGAATATAGCGGCAGCTCGTTCATTTCCATTACCAAAAATCCAAGCTATTCCGGAAAATCGTCTGTCATTGAAGCAGAAATTACATTTGGCCTCCCTTACGGAACGACAGATTTATCTCCTAGACCAATTCGAGTACTTTATCCCGAACTGATTGGGGAATACAAACTTGAGGTGAAAGATTTACAATCAAAGAAGGTTGCATCGACAACTTTGAAACTGAATGTCTATGATGAATTTACAAAGTATGAAGAAATCAAACCGACTATTAACGACGTGTTTGCAAAAGCGAAGAAAGATCGCTATTTAGAATACAAGTCGCTTGGTAAGTCTTCTGAAGGGCGTGACATTCATTTTGTAATTTTAGCGAAGGATGAAAATGCAGTCGACAACTATTTAAACGAAACGCTTCCTACTGCACTTACAAATCCAGGAGCGCTGTTAAAGAAGTTGGAAAATGGCACAATGGGTGATTACCAGGTTCCGATTTGGTTTAATAATGTACATCCAGATGAGATTGAGGGCGTTGACGGGCAAATTGAGCTACTAAAGAAACTTGCGCTTGAGGATGAAGTATTATTCAAGACAACCGATGAACATGGCAATGAGCGTGACGTGACATTAAAGTTAAATGAAGTTCTTGATCATGTCATTATTCTCTTCAACTTTACAAGTAATCCAGATGGACGCGTTGCGAATGAGCGGTTAAACGCTGAAGAATTTGATTTAATACGTGATAATGCGTATCAAACACAGGTGGAGACAATTGCTGTCAGTCAGGAAGTTGCGAAATGGACGCCCTTGTCCTTTATTGAATTACACGGATACTATGAGGAATTCATCATTGAGCCTGCAACAGCACCTCATAACCCCAACTATGAATATGATTTACTAGTTGATGGTTTGCTTGGACAAGCTCATGCAATGGGACGTGCTGGTATTGCTAATTCAAAATTTGAATCCTACCTTATTCCGCAGCTCGACTACGAAAATGGCTGGGATGACGTCACACCATCCTATCCAGCGAATTCCGCTATGTTACAAGGATCTCTGGGACACGTAATAGAAGTGCCGACATTAAGTCAAGATACCCTTTATGCAATCATTCATCTTGGACTTGGTGCCATCGACTTTGTTGCAAAACAGAAGGATGAGCTTTTTAAGCAGCAATTGGCACTGTTTAAACGGGGGATTGATGGAGAGGACAATCGGGAAGTTGATAAATGGCTTGTGAATGCGAAAGGAGAAGAAATAGGGAGGAATCGTGGAGATTATACGAACTTTTTCCCCGATTATTACATCATTCCTAAAAACAGAGCGCTACAAAAGAATGCCTTGGAAGCAACAAATATGATTAAATACCTGCTGCGGCATGGTCTTAAAGTAGAAGAAACAACGACGGCTGTTACATTCAATGGGGTTACTTATCCGGAAGGTACTTATGTTGTGCCTATGAATCAAGCGAAGCGCGGTTTCATTCATGCGATTCTTTATCCTGGTGAGAATCTCTCTGATTGGGAAGTTACAAATGATAAGAATGTTGTTAACTTTCCCGCTTTACACGGCTTTGATATTGTAGAAGTTCATCAGGCAAAACTATTCAAAGATAAGACAAGCACCCTAACAGAAATTCAAAAGCCCAAGACAATTATCCAATCAAACGTTGATACTTATATTATTTCAAATACAAACAATGATGCAATTAAGGTCGTAAATGATTTGCTGAAGGATGGAAAAAAGGTTGAGCTTGTCTTCAAAGATGCCGGGAAAATTCAATCTGGTGATTATCTAGTCCGGACACAAGATTTGCGGGGCTATGTTAATGATTATTCACTAGACGTTATTCCAGCGGAGAGTTTACTAGAGACGGCAGAGCTAAAGCAGCCAAAAGTTGCTGTACTCGGTTCACCTGAAAGCAAGTTCGTAATTAAAGAACTGGGATTCCCTATTGTTAATGTAAAAGAAGCAGATATTATTTTTGACGATGCTGGAAATGCTACGAAAGAAATCCTAAGTGATAAGGCATATGTTGGAGTGGGAGAAGGGGCTCTATACTTCGTTAAGGAAGCCGGTCTCCTACCGGGCTATGACTACCTGGAAGGATATAACTGGTACGAAGCGCTGTTTCAAACGAATGTTGAGAGGAGTTTGTATACGGCAGGCTATGGAGCAAAAGAACCTTTTTACGTCTCTACTGGCGTTTGGATTACATCCGTACCTGAGGATGCAAATGTGCTCATAAAGATTGCAGATAGCGACTATTTTATTACCGGTTTTTGGCCAGGATTTGAGGAAGCACAAGGGAAAGTTCTTGCATTTACAACCTACTATAATGATCAACCATTTACCTTATTCGCAAATGATCTAACTTTTCGCGCCCATACAAGGCACAGTTACCGCTTGCTGGCTAACAGTTTTTTCATCTCGTCGCTGAAAGCCGATTTGAGCGTTGCCAAGCCTGTACAGATATACGAAGTGCTTTCCATATGCAAGACGAGACTAAATAATGGTAGATATAGCTAA
- the vanY gene encoding VanY-A/VanY-F/VanY-M family D-Ala-D-Ala carboxypeptidase: MKIKVFFFVSLVCVILSVVMFTPLFQDSVKIQEATQTNLDFINTREKFESQQITEVSSEQIFQGDLLLVNSEHPMHEAGIKSDIVNLFNHADLTTGYGLLNSDIYLSKDVAQQFSAMVKAAAKDGINHFVISSGFRNFEEQEKLYQKMGDDYALPAGYSEHNLGLSLDVGSTQLKMEVAPEGKWIENNAWKYGFVLRYPQDKTQITGIQYEPWHIRYVGLPHSAVMHENNFVLEEYLEYLKEVKDISVTIKGIQYTVSYRSFRQGMAIHLPSNHQYTISGDNIEGIIVTEYE, from the coding sequence ATGAAAATAAAAGTTTTCTTTTTTGTTTCGTTGGTATGCGTTATCCTATCTGTTGTTATGTTTACACCACTATTTCAGGACTCTGTAAAAATTCAAGAAGCTACACAAACCAATCTAGATTTTATAAACACGAGAGAGAAATTCGAGAGTCAACAAATCACAGAAGTTTCTTCTGAACAGATTTTTCAAGGCGATTTACTATTAGTAAACAGTGAACACCCTATGCATGAAGCAGGGATAAAATCAGACATCGTAAATTTATTTAATCATGCAGATTTGACGACTGGATACGGATTACTTAACAGTGACATTTATCTGTCAAAGGACGTAGCACAACAGTTTTCAGCAATGGTAAAAGCAGCGGCCAAGGATGGGATAAATCATTTTGTAATCAGTAGTGGGTTTCGCAACTTTGAAGAACAAGAAAAACTCTATCAAAAAATGGGCGATGACTATGCGTTACCTGCGGGTTATAGTGAACACAATTTAGGTTTATCCCTTGATGTAGGATCTACTCAATTGAAAATGGAGGTAGCGCCCGAAGGAAAATGGATAGAAAACAATGCTTGGAAATACGGCTTTGTATTACGCTACCCACAAGATAAGACCCAAATTACCGGCATCCAATATGAACCTTGGCATATACGATATGTCGGACTGCCCCATAGTGCAGTTATGCATGAAAACAATTTTGTGTTGGAAGAATACTTGGAATATTTGAAAGAGGTAAAGGATATTTCAGTTACTATCAAGGGGATTCAATACACTGTTTCCTATCGCTCTTTTAGACAAGGGATGGCAATACACCTCCCTTCGAACCATCAGTATACAATTTCAGGTGACAACATTGAAGGTATCATTGTAACCGAGTACGAGTGA
- a CDS encoding sensor histidine kinase KdpD: MGKILRSFRSKMIILFGLSMLLSGTITFIVFKILQYYYHTQVDYGDPLTHFRTFVYRIGDINFFLLLFIPLSVLFFFLFTKRYSTYFNEISEGIHYLAQGNFHHQVEIKTNDEFSEIAKDINQAGKTLKEAIERGDFSESSKDQLIVNLAHDLRTPLTSILGYLDLILKDDQLTTDQVRHFLTISYTKSQRLEKSLDELFEITRLNYGMLPIIKNQLNISDLLIQLNEELYPIYEKNKLSTRLNIAPNLTVYGDGELLARVFENLLTNAVRYGYDGQYIDINGFRKGSEVIIQVINYGDRIPQEDMPHLFEVFYTGDRARTQQENSTGLGLFIAKNIVEQHEGKILAESDIIHTLFEVRLPLRDTSADKLEFQ, encoded by the coding sequence ATGGGTAAGATTTTACGAAGTTTTCGATCGAAAATGATTATTTTATTTGGATTAAGTATGCTGCTATCCGGTACTATAACCTTTATCGTCTTTAAAATACTTCAATATTATTACCATACGCAGGTTGATTATGGCGATCCATTGACCCATTTTCGTACGTTTGTATACAGAATAGGAGATATAAATTTCTTTTTACTTTTATTCATCCCACTCTCTGTATTATTTTTCTTTCTCTTCACGAAGCGTTATTCCACCTATTTCAATGAAATTTCAGAAGGGATTCATTATCTCGCCCAAGGTAATTTTCATCATCAAGTTGAAATCAAAACGAATGATGAATTTAGCGAAATTGCAAAAGACATTAATCAAGCAGGTAAAACGTTAAAAGAAGCTATTGAGAGAGGCGATTTTTCAGAGAGCAGTAAAGATCAGCTTATAGTGAATTTAGCACATGATCTCCGTACACCACTCACATCTATTTTAGGTTATTTAGATTTGATTTTAAAAGATGATCAGTTAACAACTGATCAAGTCAGACACTTTTTAACTATATCGTACACCAAGTCCCAAAGATTAGAAAAATCACTAGATGAATTATTTGAAATAACCCGTCTGAATTACGGAATGCTTCCTATTATAAAAAACCAGCTCAATATAAGTGACCTGCTCATACAATTAAATGAGGAGTTGTATCCTATTTACGAAAAAAATAAATTATCGACTCGATTGAACATTGCCCCAAATTTGACCGTATACGGAGATGGTGAACTATTGGCGCGTGTTTTTGAAAATCTACTAACCAATGCAGTTCGATATGGGTACGACGGTCAGTATATAGATATTAACGGCTTTAGGAAAGGTTCTGAAGTAATCATTCAAGTGATAAATTATGGAGATAGGATTCCACAGGAAGATATGCCTCACCTTTTTGAAGTCTTTTATACAGGTGACCGAGCAAGGACTCAACAAGAAAACAGCACGGGATTAGGCTTATTTATCGCAAAGAATATTGTTGAACAGCATGAAGGGAAGATATTGGCGGAAAGCGATATAATCCATACGTTATTTGAGGTTCGCTTACCATTGAGGGATACATCAGCAGATAAACTGGAATTCCAGTAA
- a CDS encoding response regulator transcription factor — protein sequence MRSISILIADDEKEIANLIAIHLTKEGYHVITAFDGQEAIEAIQTQSIDLVILDIMMPIMDGYEVTRHIRAQHNMPIIFLSAKTSDFDKVHGLVIGADDYMTKPFTPIELVARVNAQLRRFIKLNQPNTVPKSILEFGGLVISLEHRSVTLYGENIILTPKEFDILYLLASHPKKVYSVENIFQHVWGEAYLEGTNTVMVHIRTLRKKLKEDEKKTKLIKTVWGVGYAFNG from the coding sequence ATGAGAAGTATTTCTATTTTGATAGCTGATGATGAGAAAGAAATTGCCAATTTGATTGCAATTCATTTAACGAAAGAAGGTTACCACGTAATTACTGCATTCGATGGGCAAGAAGCAATTGAAGCTATCCAGACACAATCAATTGACTTGGTCATTTTAGATATTATGATGCCAATAATGGATGGATACGAAGTAACCCGACATATTCGAGCACAGCATAATATGCCTATTATTTTTTTGAGTGCGAAAACTTCCGATTTCGATAAGGTGCATGGACTTGTAATTGGAGCAGATGATTATATGACGAAACCATTTACCCCTATTGAATTGGTTGCCCGTGTAAATGCTCAGTTGCGACGCTTTATTAAGTTGAATCAACCAAACACAGTGCCTAAATCCATTTTGGAATTTGGTGGATTGGTTATTTCTTTGGAGCATCGTTCTGTTACTTTATATGGGGAAAACATCATACTCACTCCGAAAGAGTTTGATATTTTGTATTTGCTAGCCAGCCATCCTAAGAAAGTTTATAGTGTGGAAAATATTTTTCAACACGTCTGGGGGGAAGCGTACCTTGAAGGTACTAATACAGTAATGGTTCATATTCGCACCTTGCGAAAAAAATTGAAAGAAGATGAAAAGAAAACCAAACTGATCAAAACCGTTTGGGGAGTCGGGTATGCGTTCAATGGGTAA
- a CDS encoding IS1182 family transposase, with product MCNPKITTPHYTTEFPLAIEEMKASPVSKRRFSPTFKPYNNRQGFAIFDVQELIPENHIARVVDEMVEAIPDERLYTYYTGGGRSSYHPKMMLKVILYAYSQKIYSCRGIEKMITENLPAMWLAAMERPDFRTLNDFRGIRMKAMMDELFETMILKLIEEGYITMENYFLDGTKIEANANKYSFVWKKSTLRFEEKLKEKIRTTLANIQEIAQAEGLELGSLPEDEAEPGQLADLAAQLEEQAELLTKEMEGTKEMPTRKVLRTKRSVLRKSVKRIRQDFLPRMEKYAQHHATFGDRNSFSKTDPDATFMRMKEDHMKNGQLKPGYNIQMATENQFILYYTMHQRPTDTRCFIPHLEKLAKSNLPLPKRVIADAGYGSEENYLYALGEEKEPCFEFLIPYGTYIKEQTRKYKNDIRNAKNWKYEEQYDRFICPNGRHVNFKNYQNKKNASGHVQSYKIYECEDCSDCPLKALCTKAKGNRQVHWNTIFEEMKAKAKEALECEENTGIYARRKIEVESVFGHIKGNRSFRRFSLRGLNKVHTEFGIVALAHNLLKVAGIRQLLSLVDEKIGGERQGVFLHQFYFRDLLDSPHQYLF from the coding sequence ATGTGCAATCCGAAGATTACTACTCCACATTATACCACAGAATTTCCATTAGCCATAGAGGAAATGAAGGCAAGCCCCGTTTCCAAGCGACGTTTCTCTCCGACATTCAAACCTTACAATAATCGGCAGGGATTTGCCATCTTCGATGTGCAGGAGCTGATTCCGGAAAACCATATAGCCCGAGTAGTCGATGAAATGGTTGAGGCCATCCCAGATGAACGGCTTTATACATATTATACAGGTGGGGGGCGAAGCTCCTATCATCCCAAGATGATGCTGAAAGTCATTCTCTATGCCTACTCTCAGAAAATCTATTCATGCCGTGGCATCGAGAAAATGATCACGGAGAACCTGCCGGCCATGTGGCTTGCGGCAATGGAGAGGCCGGATTTTCGTACCCTTAACGATTTCAGAGGCATCCGCATGAAGGCGATGATGGATGAATTATTTGAAACAATGATTTTGAAACTGATCGAAGAAGGTTATATCACCATGGAGAACTACTTTTTGGATGGTACCAAGATTGAAGCCAATGCCAATAAGTATTCTTTCGTATGGAAAAAATCGACGCTTCGCTTTGAAGAGAAATTAAAGGAGAAGATCCGGACAACCCTAGCGAATATACAAGAGATTGCCCAGGCCGAGGGCCTGGAACTTGGGTCACTTCCAGAGGATGAGGCGGAACCCGGACAGTTGGCCGACTTGGCCGCACAACTGGAAGAACAAGCAGAGTTATTGACCAAGGAAATGGAAGGGACAAAAGAGATGCCTACCCGAAAGGTCCTCCGCACAAAACGCAGCGTATTACGGAAATCGGTAAAACGAATCCGCCAGGACTTTCTGCCGCGAATGGAAAAATACGCACAGCACCATGCCACATTTGGAGACCGCAACAGTTTTTCGAAAACAGACCCGGACGCCACCTTCATGCGCATGAAAGAGGACCATATGAAAAATGGCCAACTGAAACCCGGCTATAACATACAGATGGCAACCGAGAATCAGTTCATTCTCTACTACACCATGCATCAGCGACCGACAGATACACGCTGTTTCATTCCTCATCTGGAGAAGTTGGCGAAATCTAATTTGCCGTTGCCCAAAAGGGTGATTGCGGACGCAGGCTACGGAAGTGAAGAGAATTATCTCTATGCGCTTGGGGAGGAAAAAGAGCCGTGCTTCGAATTCTTGATTCCCTACGGGACCTATATTAAAGAACAGACGCGCAAATACAAAAATGACATTCGGAACGCCAAGAACTGGAAGTACGAGGAACAGTATGACCGCTTCATCTGTCCAAACGGGCGGCACGTCAATTTCAAGAACTACCAGAACAAGAAGAATGCCTCTGGGCATGTGCAAAGCTACAAGATCTATGAATGTGAAGACTGTTCGGATTGTCCGCTGAAGGCATTGTGCACGAAGGCGAAGGGGAACCGGCAGGTTCACTGGAACACGATATTTGAAGAAATGAAGGCAAAGGCAAAAGAGGCCCTTGAATGTGAAGAGAACACAGGCATCTACGCTCGAAGAAAGATCGAGGTAGAAAGTGTGTTCGGTCACATCAAGGGCAATCGGTCGTTCCGCAGGTTTTCACTGCGGGGACTTAATAAAGTGCACACGGAGTTCGGGATTGTGGCCTTGGCCCACAACCTGCTGAAAGTGGCGGGCATCCGCCAGCTGCTTTCACTGGTTGATGAAAAAATTGGTGGAGAAAGACAAGGCGTCTTCCTCCACCAATTTTATTTTCGGGACTTATTAGACAGCCCCCACCAGTATTTATTTTAG
- a CDS encoding MFS transporter, protein MDKRVYLLTIVSFVVGLVELILGGILHLVARDLNVSLGQVGMLISIFSFVFAVSGPILLSVTAKIERKKLMLLALLFFFFANVLALLSTGYTMLLLARVVSAMCAALLISLCVTIASNIVTEQYRARAIGIAFMGVTASLVLGVPLGLMLSNAFGWRASFLFIAILTALSFIFVYFFMEKIAPKPSIPLKEQLRALKNSKIVLIQLTSFLFLAGHMTLYAYLTPFLLTLGLEGNWISIMYLIFGIAAVIGGGIGGFLSDRFGPKYTIIGVIIVFALSIFSIPYTTTVMPVFMFVMMVWGMLSWAISPAMQSYLIASAPKTSDIQQSLNNSALHFGIAFGSMSGGVIIEQAGVEMNASVGGVFALLALMVVSVSMRKGKGKSISEVA, encoded by the coding sequence ATGGATAAGCGTGTATACTTGCTAACAATCGTCTCTTTTGTCGTTGGCCTAGTAGAATTAATTTTAGGAGGCATTCTTCATTTAGTTGCCCGTGATCTAAATGTTTCACTTGGTCAAGTTGGTATGTTAATTTCAATTTTTTCTTTTGTCTTTGCCGTTTCAGGGCCAATTCTGTTATCGGTGACCGCTAAAATAGAAAGGAAAAAGCTAATGCTGCTTGCCTTGCTCTTTTTCTTTTTTGCGAACGTATTAGCTTTGTTGAGCACAGGCTATACGATGCTTTTGCTCGCTCGAGTGGTATCAGCAATGTGTGCGGCTTTACTCATTTCCTTATGCGTGACGATCGCTTCTAACATCGTTACTGAACAATACCGTGCCCGAGCAATCGGTATCGCCTTTATGGGCGTCACAGCTTCACTCGTTCTTGGTGTGCCGCTTGGCTTAATGCTCAGTAATGCCTTTGGCTGGCGTGCATCTTTCTTGTTCATTGCCATCCTAACGGCCTTATCATTTATTTTCGTCTATTTCTTTATGGAGAAAATCGCACCAAAACCAAGTATTCCATTGAAAGAACAACTAAGAGCATTAAAAAACAGCAAGATTGTGCTAATCCAACTAACGTCCTTTTTGTTCTTAGCTGGACATATGACGCTGTACGCATATCTAACGCCATTTTTATTGACTCTTGGATTAGAAGGAAACTGGATTAGTATCATGTATCTTATTTTTGGTATTGCCGCGGTCATTGGGGGTGGCATCGGAGGTTTTTTATCTGACCGTTTCGGGCCGAAATACACAATTATCGGTGTTATCATTGTTTTTGCCCTATCAATCTTTTCGATTCCATATACGACAACAGTGATGCCTGTATTCATGTTCGTCATGATGGTCTGGGGCATGCTAAGTTGGGCAATTTCACCAGCGATGCAAAGCTACCTTATCGCCTCTGCCCCCAAAACATCAGATATTCAGCAAAGTTTAAACAATTCAGCACTGCATTTTGGGATAGCGTTTGGTTCCATGAGTGGCGGGGTTATAATTGAACAAGCTGGCGTTGAGATGAATGCATCGGTAGGTGGCGTATTTGCACTGCTTGCCCTGATGGTGGTGTCTGTATCGATGCGGAAAGGGAAAGGAAAATCGATTTCAGAGGTTGCCTAA
- a CDS encoding TrmB family transcriptional regulator: protein MLQQFGFTQYESQVYTSLVTINQALDATAIVKRSDVPRSKVYEVLNNLVDKGIVLEATVEKKRQYTALPMEAMIEKLRADFESNIQDLKKIEVVEMEVDDRVWTLKENQSITSIIKELTEKAKRSIFISAWADDLQKCLPLLEKKSQAGLEVVIHVTGEIQTHIPTVSTLIPTQSHDTLERSRILIIDEREMMFAGMEEDNWQAIRTQSPPLVKFFTEFFYHDIALTKITQRYQDIMMKDKDIKDMLLKLRY from the coding sequence ATGCTCCAGCAATTTGGTTTTACGCAATATGAGAGTCAAGTATACACATCACTGGTAACGATTAATCAGGCGCTGGATGCAACAGCAATTGTGAAGCGCTCAGACGTACCGCGCTCAAAAGTGTATGAGGTGTTAAACAATCTTGTTGATAAAGGCATCGTGCTCGAAGCGACTGTTGAGAAAAAGCGCCAATACACTGCTTTGCCAATGGAGGCTATGATCGAGAAATTAAGAGCTGATTTTGAATCGAATATCCAAGATCTAAAAAAGATTGAAGTCGTAGAAATGGAAGTCGATGACCGCGTTTGGACATTAAAAGAGAATCAATCGATCACCTCTATAATTAAAGAATTAACAGAGAAAGCAAAAAGATCCATTTTTATCTCCGCCTGGGCCGACGATTTGCAGAAATGTTTGCCTTTGCTTGAAAAGAAATCCCAGGCTGGTTTGGAAGTCGTCATCCATGTCACTGGAGAAATCCAAACCCATATTCCGACAGTCTCGACACTTATCCCGACTCAAAGCCACGATACGTTGGAACGAAGCAGAATTTTGATCATTGATGAGCGAGAAATGATGTTCGCCGGAATGGAAGAGGATAACTGGCAAGCGATTCGAACGCAATCGCCGCCGCTTGTTAAATTCTTTACAGAATTTTTCTATCATGATATAGCACTGACGAAAATTACGCAGCGCTATCAAGACATTATGATGAAAGATAAAGATATTAAAGACATGCTTTTGAAGTTGCGATATTAA